Proteins encoded in a region of the Altererythrobacter ishigakiensis genome:
- a CDS encoding BNR-4 repeat-containing protein, with the protein MTKFRNAAFGGMLLFLASCATFTPQNKKPTPYFADNGFGEGVAVVQHPAGEFLNGVTYVSYQGPNEDPYVAAYNHETHEWIGPFKAGTSILGKDPAKKIDSHGKPTMIIDDAGYIHIFYGGHGGVTDLHGANPIGDAHSGENRHAVSQNPYDITSWRDLNNVSPFGTYNQAIKMDNGDIYLFYRHGAHRSNWVYQKSTDDGLTFAEPVSFLKTKRRDDGMGTDSWYASVSKGRGDEIVLGIDYHYCWDQGAPRNNRGGHSTERKNLYFVSFDTEEDRWKNVKGEELTLPITKEVADHKALAVDTGDLWTFNGITRVDAEGTPHINAYIGEDIGWQIGGPKQASYFRWNGQAWVGEFKSGLPIGRGDYVVDGQNVSFLLSGIKPDSDITQVRWWESRDSGMSFGPGKLLLEFKGSDAPPNREAPDRPASLSNLDSPGSAASAFIRNAHPDARMIIAEKPEGSDWRRMYLVGDNGPVMRSN; encoded by the coding sequence ATGACCAAGTTCCGCAATGCAGCTTTTGGCGGGATGCTCTTGTTCTTGGCATCGTGCGCAACTTTCACCCCCCAAAACAAGAAGCCCACTCCCTACTTTGCCGACAATGGGTTTGGCGAAGGGGTGGCGGTTGTCCAGCATCCTGCAGGCGAGTTCCTCAACGGGGTCACTTATGTCTCTTATCAAGGACCCAATGAAGATCCTTATGTTGCCGCCTATAACCACGAGACGCATGAGTGGATTGGCCCCTTCAAGGCTGGCACTAGCATCTTGGGCAAAGACCCGGCGAAGAAGATTGACAGCCATGGCAAGCCCACCATGATCATTGATGATGCAGGTTACATCCACATTTTCTACGGCGGGCACGGTGGAGTGACGGATCTGCACGGTGCGAACCCCATCGGCGATGCTCACTCAGGCGAAAATCGCCATGCCGTCTCCCAAAATCCTTATGACATTACCAGTTGGAGAGACCTCAACAACGTCTCGCCTTTTGGCACGTACAACCAGGCTATCAAGATGGATAATGGCGATATCTACCTGTTCTATCGCCACGGAGCCCATCGCAGCAACTGGGTCTATCAAAAATCGACAGATGACGGCCTAACCTTTGCCGAACCGGTTTCGTTCCTGAAAACCAAACGCCGAGATGACGGCATGGGAACAGACAGCTGGTATGCTAGCGTCTCCAAAGGGCGAGGTGACGAAATAGTACTGGGCATTGATTACCACTACTGCTGGGACCAAGGCGCTCCGCGCAACAATCGCGGCGGGCATTCAACCGAGCGCAAGAACCTCTACTTCGTTAGCTTTGATACCGAGGAAGATCGCTGGAAGAATGTTAAGGGCGAAGAGTTGACCCTTCCCATCACCAAAGAGGTCGCCGATCATAAAGCGCTGGCGGTTGATACTGGCGACTTGTGGACGTTCAACGGCATCACGCGGGTGGACGCAGAAGGCACGCCGCATATCAACGCCTATATCGGCGAGGATATCGGCTGGCAGATTGGCGGCCCCAAACAAGCCAGCTATTTCCGCTGGAATGGTCAAGCATGGGTGGGCGAATTCAAAAGCGGACTGCCAATTGGCCGAGGTGACTATGTGGTCGATGGCCAGAATGTGAGTTTTCTCCTGAGTGGGATAAAACCGGATAGCGACATTACCCAAGTGCGTTGGTGGGAAAGCCGCGATAGCGGAATGAGTTTTGGACCAGGCAAACTGTTGCTTGAGTTCAAAGGCTCAGACGCCCCGCCTAATAGAGAAGCGCCCGACAGGCCAGCCTCGCTCAGCAATCTCGACAGCCCAGGTTCTGCCGCCAGCGCTTTCATTCGCAATGCCCATCCCGACGCACGAATGATCATTGCAGAGAAGCCGGAAGGTTCTGATTGGCGCCGCATGTATCTTGTTGGCGACAACGGACCAGTTATGCGTTCAAACTAG